In Deltaproteobacteria bacterium, a single genomic region encodes these proteins:
- a CDS encoding protein kinase, with the protein MAAPRDDEPSDGVPVEDAFSSQDTMLSHGHAAPPWLEPPFALGRYLVTSRLGRGSAGEVFRAHDPELARDVAIKVVLPRSRSARAREHLLGEAQALARLSHPNVVTMYDVGELPAGADGRPRGVYMVMELVEGVTMRRWLSASSRTTTQILDVLLAAGRGLEAAHRAGLVHRDIKPDNVLIADHGDDVARRVYVVDFGLALADGPISSGGPASPSSDTAVEIAGTPAYMAPEQHAGESTDVRTDLFAYCVTCWEALHGVQPFRGDTLAALQRAKLAGHGPAPTRRLPRWLHDAIASGLAADPARRPATMTTLLDGIERRRHRRRNLLIGAGATATLAATLAWGARNTADAGPCIDSGEQALARVWNDDARERLRVRFDSLALPYAGDALARVVEQLDARSQAWRTTRVQACEAALVDGAAGVELAASALGCLDRQVEDLGARVELLALADRDALRQAARMVERAAKPERCLDATTIAEAPEGLGGELEAALMRARLQADLGHGEAAFTAAQSVAADAERAGDLVRRARALMVACRSESRSDKARGTQSVCTDAWVAGERAGAETVSISAMLQLLGRARLEQEREAELLERLIRARLDAMPEDRRDLALEADLALVLSQRLRQAGHWEQARVQAQRAHDLAVQHMSADDPNAIAALNEMALSSEELGELDHARQYFERAVALLVAARGRAHPDVVSLENNLAGLEISLGRHDDALQRLAEVRASKLALEGPRTAWQLTTAYQQVQALVALGRGEEALAMAQGDLALAEEIHDEDASEIVTQVVPLVWSLRATDRCDEALAAIERVESIWQQLGSGRDRTTAADLDLERARCLAALGRDFEAGPMFEQAVTLLEELYGTGSRRVADALLSHALWLRKQGDAAAASARLDRAAAITATTEGDPALVRRISQARAG; encoded by the coding sequence ATGGCCGCACCTCGCGATGACGAGCCAAGCGACGGGGTCCCCGTCGAGGACGCGTTCTCGTCGCAGGACACGATGCTGTCCCACGGCCACGCGGCGCCGCCGTGGCTCGAGCCGCCGTTCGCCCTCGGCCGCTACCTGGTGACGTCGCGCCTCGGTCGCGGCTCGGCCGGCGAGGTCTTCCGCGCGCACGACCCGGAGCTCGCACGCGACGTCGCGATCAAGGTCGTGCTCCCGCGCAGTCGCAGCGCCCGTGCGCGCGAGCACCTGCTCGGCGAGGCGCAGGCCCTGGCGCGGCTCTCCCATCCCAACGTGGTCACGATGTACGACGTCGGCGAGCTACCCGCCGGCGCCGACGGCAGGCCCCGCGGCGTGTACATGGTGATGGAGCTGGTCGAGGGCGTCACGATGCGCCGTTGGCTGAGCGCGAGCAGCCGCACGACCACGCAGATCCTCGACGTGTTGCTGGCCGCGGGACGCGGGCTCGAGGCCGCGCACCGCGCGGGTCTCGTGCATCGCGACATCAAGCCCGACAACGTCCTCATCGCCGATCACGGGGACGACGTGGCCCGACGGGTCTACGTGGTCGACTTCGGCCTTGCGCTCGCCGACGGACCGATCTCGAGCGGTGGCCCTGCGTCGCCCAGCAGCGACACCGCGGTCGAGATCGCCGGCACGCCGGCGTACATGGCCCCCGAGCAGCACGCCGGCGAGAGCACCGACGTGCGCACCGACCTGTTCGCCTACTGCGTGACCTGCTGGGAGGCGCTGCACGGCGTGCAGCCGTTCCGCGGCGACACGCTCGCCGCACTCCAGCGGGCCAAGCTCGCCGGCCACGGCCCCGCGCCCACGCGCCGTCTGCCGCGATGGTTGCACGATGCGATCGCGAGCGGGCTGGCGGCCGACCCCGCGCGACGCCCCGCGACCATGACCACGCTGCTCGACGGCATCGAGCGCCGTCGCCACCGTCGGCGCAACCTCCTCATCGGTGCGGGCGCCACGGCCACGTTGGCCGCGACGCTGGCGTGGGGCGCCCGCAACACCGCGGACGCGGGGCCGTGCATCGACAGCGGCGAGCAGGCACTCGCGCGGGTGTGGAACGACGATGCTCGCGAGCGCCTGCGCGTGCGCTTCGACTCGCTCGCGCTGCCCTACGCCGGCGATGCGCTGGCCCGCGTGGTCGAGCAGCTCGACGCCCGCAGCCAGGCCTGGCGTACGACCCGTGTGCAGGCCTGCGAGGCGGCGCTGGTCGATGGTGCGGCCGGGGTCGAGCTGGCCGCCAGCGCGCTTGGGTGCCTCGATCGCCAGGTCGAGGACCTCGGCGCGCGCGTCGAGCTGTTGGCGCTCGCCGATCGCGACGCGCTGCGACAGGCCGCTCGCATGGTCGAGCGCGCCGCGAAGCCCGAGCGCTGCCTCGATGCGACCACCATTGCCGAGGCGCCTGAGGGCCTCGGCGGAGAGCTCGAGGCCGCGCTGATGCGCGCGCGGCTGCAGGCCGATCTCGGCCACGGCGAGGCGGCGTTCACGGCCGCGCAGTCCGTTGCCGCCGACGCCGAGCGTGCCGGCGACCTGGTCCGTCGGGCGCGGGCGCTGATGGTGGCCTGCCGGTCGGAGTCTCGCAGCGACAAGGCCCGCGGCACGCAATCGGTCTGCACCGACGCGTGGGTCGCAGGCGAGCGCGCGGGCGCCGAGACCGTGTCGATCTCGGCGATGCTGCAGCTGCTCGGTCGCGCCCGCTTGGAGCAGGAGCGCGAGGCCGAGCTGCTCGAGCGGCTGATCCGTGCGCGGCTCGACGCGATGCCCGAGGACCGCCGCGACCTCGCGCTCGAGGCCGACCTCGCGCTGGTACTGTCGCAGCGCCTGCGACAGGCCGGGCACTGGGAGCAAGCCCGCGTGCAAGCGCAGCGTGCTCACGACCTCGCGGTGCAGCACATGTCGGCCGACGATCCCAACGCGATCGCGGCGCTCAACGAGATGGCGCTCAGCTCCGAGGAGCTCGGCGAGCTCGACCATGCACGGCAGTACTTCGAGCGCGCGGTCGCGCTGCTGGTGGCCGCGCGCGGTCGCGCCCACCCCGACGTCGTCAGCCTCGAGAACAACCTCGCCGGCCTCGAGATCTCGCTGGGCCGCCACGACGATGCGTTGCAGCGGTTGGCCGAGGTCCGCGCGAGCAAGCTCGCGCTCGAGGGCCCGCGCACCGCGTGGCAGCTCACCACCGCGTACCAACAGGTGCAGGCCCTGGTCGCGCTGGGTCGCGGCGAGGAGGCGCTGGCGATGGCGCAGGGCGACCTCGCCCTCGCCGAAGAAATCCACGACGAAGACGCGAGCGAGATCGTGACGCAAGTGGTGCCACTGGTGTGGTCGCTGCGCGCGACCGATCGCTGCGACGAGGCTCTCGCGGCGATCGAACGGGTCGAGTCGATCTGGCAGCAGCTCGGCAGCGGCCGCGATCGCACGACCGCCGCCGACCTCGACCTCGAGCGCGCACGGTGCCTCGCGGCGCTCGGCCGCGACTTCGAGGCCGGGCCGATGTTCGAACAGGCCGTCACGCTGCTCGAGGAGCTCTACGGCACCGGTAGCCGGCGGGTCGCCGACGCCCTGCTCTCGCACGCGCTGTGGTTGCGAAAGCAGGGCGATGCCGCGGCCGCGAGCGCCCGTTTGGATCGCGCCGCGGCGATCACCGCGACCACCGAGGGCGACCCGGCGCTGGTGCGACGCATCTCCCAGGCCCGCGCCGGCTGA
- a CDS encoding outer membrane beta-barrel protein: MQGPRSYEGPTAANAETSAAAPDDRGAITIDADELDRLIDARLRERGLIGRGTATPAPAVEPPGPDLRFEPPKQAFSTGDFAWIPGNYSPDEAPLKWGPFTGEFRIDAAYHYSLNNPKDNTISGSSEVFRHNELQVTQIGFGGNFFYKNVHARLMTQFGMYSQTTPRNDASYERGNWRMDNAYRYISEAYAGYHIPVLHGINIQAGIFMSYVGLWSYYNFDNWTYQPSYVSSNTPWFFNGVRVQFFPTKTLKIEPWVVNGWQAYSKFNDGPGLGLQLLWRPSDRLSVLGNQYYGTDTVGMRDRRRVHTDDSIMVRYLDRKDGAVSKGAFSLTVDAGCEFGGGVTCRDQFFLGFMAYNRLWFWKDKIGFTFGGGAITNPGRYLVLLPPINGTTAFSGTPYFTAAPGDKFWAWDTQTTLDYMPNRFVTFRAEFNHRDASVPYFSGRGGVTPPGGNTGAPGSVVPGWQPDLTKTENRFTLAMLLRY; encoded by the coding sequence ATGCAGGGCCCGCGCTCGTATGAAGGCCCGACCGCGGCGAACGCGGAGACATCTGCGGCCGCGCCCGATGACCGCGGTGCGATCACCATCGACGCCGACGAGCTCGATCGCCTGATCGACGCGCGGCTCCGCGAGCGCGGGCTCATCGGTCGCGGCACCGCAACGCCCGCACCCGCGGTGGAGCCTCCCGGTCCCGACCTCCGCTTCGAGCCGCCCAAGCAGGCCTTCAGCACCGGCGACTTCGCCTGGATCCCCGGCAACTACAGCCCCGACGAGGCCCCGCTGAAGTGGGGCCCGTTCACGGGCGAGTTCCGCATCGATGCCGCGTACCACTACTCGCTGAACAACCCCAAGGACAACACGATCTCCGGGTCGAGCGAGGTCTTCCGCCACAACGAGCTGCAGGTCACGCAGATCGGCTTCGGCGGCAACTTCTTCTACAAGAACGTGCACGCCCGGCTGATGACGCAGTTCGGCATGTACTCGCAGACCACGCCGCGCAACGACGCCAGCTACGAGCGCGGCAACTGGCGGATGGACAACGCGTACCGGTACATCTCGGAGGCCTACGCCGGCTACCACATCCCGGTGCTGCACGGCATCAACATCCAGGCCGGCATCTTCATGTCGTACGTCGGCCTTTGGAGCTACTACAACTTCGACAACTGGACCTACCAGCCGTCGTATGTGTCGTCCAACACGCCATGGTTCTTCAACGGCGTGCGGGTGCAGTTCTTCCCCACCAAGACGCTCAAGATCGAGCCGTGGGTGGTCAATGGATGGCAGGCCTACTCGAAGTTCAACGACGGGCCGGGACTCGGGCTGCAGCTGCTGTGGCGCCCCAGCGATCGACTCTCGGTGCTCGGCAACCAGTACTACGGCACCGACACGGTGGGCATGCGCGATCGCAGGCGCGTGCACACCGACGACAGCATCATGGTCCGCTACCTCGATCGCAAGGACGGCGCCGTCAGCAAGGGCGCGTTCTCGCTGACGGTCGACGCGGGCTGCGAGTTCGGCGGCGGCGTGACGTGTCGCGATCAGTTCTTCCTCGGCTTCATGGCCTACAACCGGCTGTGGTTCTGGAAGGACAAGATCGGCTTCACGTTCGGCGGCGGCGCGATCACCAACCCCGGGCGCTATCTCGTGCTGCTGCCGCCGATCAACGGCACCACCGCGTTCTCCGGCACGCCGTACTTCACGGCGGCGCCCGGCGACAAGTTCTGGGCGTGGGACACCCAGACGACGCTCGACTACATGCCGAATCGCTTCGTCACGTTCCGGGCCGAGTTCAACCACCGCGACGCGTCCGTGCCCTACTTCAGCGGACGCGGCGGTGTGACGCCGCCGGGCGGCAACACCGGAGCCCCGGGTTCCGTGGTGCCGGGGTGGCAGCCCGATCTCACCAAGACCGAGAACCGCTTCACGCTGGCGATGCTGCTTCGCTACTAG
- a CDS encoding potassium-transporting ATPase subunit F, with product MTFDYPMAAILAALLCIYLVHALVRAEKY from the coding sequence ATGACGTTCGACTATCCGATGGCCGCCATCCTCGCCGCCCTGCTCTGCATCTACCTCGTGCACGCGCTGGTACGCGCGGAGAAGTACTGA
- the kdpA gene encoding potassium-transporting ATPase subunit KdpA, translated as MTTHGWLQIALFYLAILAATRPMGAYMARVFEGNAQPLPRILGRLERLLYRIAGVDPRREHTAVEYGLALLLFSAVGLLGAYAVMRTQHLLPLDPEALPAVAPDLAFNTAVSFTTNTNWQAYSGESTMSHLTQMLALGWHNFVSAAAGFGLLLALARGLTRKGGPDPRRTLGNFWVDLVRSLVYILLPLSVVVAVVLVSQGVIQNFAPNATIATLDGGTQSIALGPVASQEAIKMLGINGGGFFNANSSHPFENPTPLSNFVEMFVVFLIPAGLTYTYGRMAGDTRQGWALFAAMSVLFVAGVAVVYPAEAAGNPQALAEPLVAAAGNMEGKEVRFGIAGSSLFATITTDASCGAVNAMHDSFTPVGGLVPMVNIQLGEVVFGGIGVGLAGMIVFAILSVFIAGLMVGRTPEYLGKKIEPREMKLAMLYVLVFPLALLGLAAWAAVSDAGTAGLANAGPHGLSEILYAYSSASGNNGSAFAGLSANTRFYNCTLALAMLIGRFWMMIPVLAIAGSMRGKSTLPPGPGTFPTHGALFVGLLVSIVLVIGALTFFPALCLGPVVEHFLAASGRGF; from the coding sequence GTGACCACCCACGGATGGCTTCAGATCGCGCTCTTCTACCTCGCGATCCTCGCGGCGACGCGGCCGATGGGCGCGTACATGGCCCGGGTGTTCGAGGGCAACGCGCAGCCGCTGCCGCGGATCCTCGGCCGACTCGAGCGGCTGCTGTACCGGATCGCGGGCGTCGATCCACGGCGCGAACACACCGCCGTCGAGTACGGCCTCGCGCTGCTGCTGTTCAGCGCGGTCGGCCTGCTCGGCGCCTACGCGGTGATGCGCACGCAGCATCTCCTGCCCCTCGACCCCGAGGCGCTACCGGCCGTCGCGCCCGACCTCGCGTTCAACACGGCCGTCAGCTTCACGACGAACACCAACTGGCAGGCCTACTCCGGCGAGTCGACGATGAGCCATCTGACGCAGATGCTCGCGCTGGGCTGGCACAACTTCGTGTCCGCGGCCGCGGGATTCGGCCTGCTGCTCGCGCTCGCCCGCGGCCTCACGCGCAAGGGCGGGCCCGATCCGCGGCGGACGCTCGGCAACTTCTGGGTCGACCTCGTGCGATCGCTGGTCTACATCCTGCTGCCGCTGTCCGTCGTCGTCGCGGTGGTGCTCGTCTCCCAGGGCGTGATCCAGAACTTCGCGCCCAACGCCACGATCGCCACGCTCGACGGGGGCACGCAGTCGATCGCGCTGGGTCCGGTCGCCTCACAGGAGGCGATCAAGATGCTGGGCATCAACGGCGGCGGCTTCTTCAACGCCAACAGCAGCCACCCGTTCGAGAACCCCACGCCGCTCAGCAACTTCGTCGAGATGTTCGTGGTGTTCCTGATCCCGGCGGGGCTCACGTACACGTACGGGCGCATGGCCGGCGACACCCGCCAGGGCTGGGCGCTGTTCGCTGCGATGTCGGTGCTGTTCGTCGCTGGCGTCGCGGTGGTCTACCCGGCCGAGGCCGCCGGCAACCCCCAGGCGCTCGCCGAGCCGCTGGTCGCGGCGGCCGGCAACATGGAGGGCAAGGAGGTGCGCTTCGGCATCGCAGGCTCGAGCCTGTTCGCGACGATCACCACCGACGCCTCGTGCGGTGCCGTCAACGCGATGCACGACAGCTTCACGCCGGTGGGCGGCCTGGTGCCGATGGTGAACATCCAGCTCGGCGAGGTGGTGTTCGGTGGCATCGGCGTCGGGCTCGCGGGCATGATCGTGTTCGCGATCCTCTCGGTGTTCATCGCCGGGCTGATGGTCGGGCGCACCCCCGAGTACCTGGGCAAGAAGATCGAGCCGCGCGAGATGAAGCTCGCGATGCTCTACGTGCTGGTGTTCCCGCTGGCGCTACTCGGGCTGGCGGCGTGGGCCGCCGTCAGCGACGCCGGCACCGCCGGGCTCGCGAACGCGGGTCCCCACGGCCTCTCCGAGATCCTCTATGCGTACTCGAGCGCGAGCGGGAACAACGGCTCGGCGTTCGCGGGGCTCTCCGCCAACACGCGGTTCTACAACTGCACGCTCGCGCTCGCGATGCTGATCGGCCGCTTCTGGATGATGATCCCGGTGCTCGCGATCGCCGGGAGCATGCGTGGCAAGAGCACGCTGCCGCCTGGCCCCGGCACGTTCCCGACCCACGGCGCGCTGTTCGTCGGCCTGTTGGTGTCGATCGTGCTCGTGATCGGAGCGCTGACGTTCTTCCCGGCGCTGTGTCTGGGCCCGGTGGTCGAGCACTTCCTCGCGGCGAGCGGGCGGGGGTTCTGA
- the kdpB gene encoding potassium-transporting ATPase subunit KdpB, whose amino-acid sequence MAHPRTEERSLFDGPIIRAALLDSLRKLSPVYLARNPVMFVVEVGSVVTTLVLVRDALLRPAAMAPLWFTGGVTLWLWFTVLFANFAEAVAEGRGKAQAAALRRVRQDTTARRWADGVETSVPAASLRKGDHVIVEAGGVIPGDGEIVEGIASVDESAITGESAPVIRERGGDRSAVTGGTTVLSDRIIVRITAEPGASFLDRMIALVEGAARSKTPNELALHILLVGLTLVFLIACVTLVPFALYSGMQLSITVVIALLVCLIPTTIGGLLSAIGIAGMDRLLQKNVLAMSGRAVEAAGDVDTLLLDKTGTITLGNRMATALLPAPGVATSELAEAAHLASLADETPEGRSIVAFVRDGVGSRGGEPDPDAVFVPFSAETRMSGVDLGPRLVRKGAVDAVVAHVRDRGGAVPTELLAAAGRIGDGGGTPLAVSDGARLLGLVHLEDMVKEGIAERFARFRAMGIRTVMITGDNPRTAAAIAEQAGVDDFVAEATPEKKLDFIRREQAGGKLVAMTGDGTNDAPALAQADVGVAMNTGTQAAKEAGNMVDLDSNPTKLLEVVEVGKQLLMTRGSLTTFSIANDVAKYFAILPAIFATAYLEIEPLDVMDLHSTYTAILAAVIFNALVIIGLIPLALRGVRYRPMGAAALLRRALLIYGVGGVVVPFVGIKIIDEALATLGFA is encoded by the coding sequence ATGGCCCATCCACGCACCGAGGAGCGCTCCCTCTTCGACGGGCCGATCATCCGCGCGGCGCTGCTCGACAGCCTGCGCAAGCTGTCGCCGGTGTACCTCGCCCGCAACCCGGTGATGTTCGTGGTCGAGGTCGGCTCAGTCGTGACGACGCTGGTGCTGGTCCGCGACGCACTGCTGCGTCCGGCCGCGATGGCGCCGCTTTGGTTCACCGGCGGCGTGACGCTGTGGCTGTGGTTCACCGTGCTCTTCGCCAACTTCGCCGAGGCCGTCGCCGAGGGCCGCGGCAAAGCCCAGGCCGCGGCACTGCGGCGCGTGCGACAGGACACCACCGCGCGGCGGTGGGCGGACGGCGTCGAGACCTCGGTGCCGGCCGCTTCGCTGCGCAAGGGCGACCACGTGATCGTCGAGGCCGGCGGTGTCATCCCCGGCGACGGCGAGATCGTCGAGGGCATCGCCTCGGTCGACGAGTCGGCGATCACCGGCGAGTCGGCGCCGGTGATCCGCGAGCGCGGCGGCGACCGCTCGGCGGTCACCGGCGGGACCACCGTGCTCTCGGACCGCATCATCGTGCGCATCACCGCCGAGCCCGGCGCGAGCTTCCTCGATCGCATGATCGCCCTGGTCGAGGGCGCCGCCCGCAGCAAGACGCCCAACGAGCTGGCGTTGCACATCCTCCTGGTCGGCCTGACCCTGGTGTTCCTCATCGCCTGCGTCACGCTGGTCCCGTTCGCGCTCTACTCGGGCATGCAGCTGTCGATCACGGTGGTGATCGCCCTGCTGGTCTGCCTCATCCCCACGACCATCGGCGGGCTGCTGTCGGCGATCGGCATCGCGGGCATGGACCGCCTGCTGCAGAAGAACGTCCTGGCCATGAGCGGTCGCGCCGTCGAGGCGGCGGGCGACGTCGACACGCTGCTGCTCGACAAGACCGGCACGATCACCCTGGGCAATCGGATGGCCACCGCGCTGCTGCCGGCGCCCGGCGTCGCGACCAGCGAGCTCGCCGAGGCCGCGCACCTGGCGAGCCTCGCCGACGAGACCCCCGAGGGCCGCTCGATCGTCGCGTTCGTGCGCGACGGCGTCGGCTCGCGCGGTGGCGAGCCCGATCCCGACGCGGTGTTCGTGCCCTTCTCCGCCGAGACCCGCATGAGCGGCGTGGATCTCGGACCGCGGCTGGTCCGCAAAGGGGCCGTGGACGCGGTGGTCGCCCACGTCCGCGATCGCGGCGGCGCCGTGCCGACCGAGCTGCTCGCCGCGGCGGGGAGGATCGGCGACGGTGGTGGCACGCCGCTGGCCGTCAGCGACGGCGCGCGCCTGCTCGGGCTGGTCCACCTCGAGGACATGGTCAAGGAGGGGATCGCCGAGCGCTTCGCCCGCTTCCGCGCGATGGGCATCCGCACCGTGATGATCACCGGCGACAACCCGCGCACCGCGGCCGCGATCGCCGAGCAGGCCGGCGTCGACGACTTCGTCGCAGAGGCCACGCCCGAGAAGAAGCTCGACTTCATCCGCCGCGAGCAGGCCGGCGGCAAGCTGGTCGCGATGACGGGCGACGGCACCAACGACGCCCCCGCGCTCGCGCAGGCCGACGTCGGCGTGGCCATGAACACGGGCACCCAGGCGGCGAAGGAGGCCGGCAACATGGTCGACCTCGACTCCAACCCGACCAAGCTGCTCGAGGTGGTCGAGGTCGGCAAGCAGCTGCTGATGACGCGGGGCTCGCTCACGACGTTCTCGATCGCCAACGACGTCGCCAAGTACTTCGCGATCCTGCCGGCGATCTTCGCCACCGCCTACCTCGAGATCGAGCCGCTCGACGTGATGGACCTGCACTCGACCTACACTGCGATCCTCGCCGCGGTGATCTTCAACGCGCTGGTGATCATCGGCCTGATCCCGCTGGCCCTGCGTGGGGTCCGCTATCGCCCCATGGGAGCCGCCGCGTTGCTGCGGCGCGCGCTGCTGATCTACGGCGTCGGCGGCGTCGTGGTCCCGTTCGTCGGCATCAAGATCATCGACGAAGCCCTCGCCACCCTGGGCTTCGCGTGA
- the kdpC gene encoding potassium-transporting ATPase subunit KdpC, protein MSSEVIIALRMGLVTAVLTGLVYPLGVTAIAQTAFHDAAVGSFVVDERAAVVGSTLIGQTFTHPGYLHGRPSAAGAGYDATASGGSNLGPTSQALRERVAETAAQLVAANPDAPGPVPAELVLASASGLDPHLSPDAALWQAPRIATARGIDVARVRAIVEAGIEGRVLGVLGEPRVNVLSINLALDRQFGAPARPSRLAPSRPAAEPR, encoded by the coding sequence ATGTCGAGTGAAGTCATCATCGCGCTGCGCATGGGGCTGGTGACCGCGGTGCTCACCGGACTCGTCTATCCCCTCGGCGTGACGGCCATCGCCCAGACGGCGTTCCACGACGCTGCCGTGGGCAGCTTCGTCGTCGACGAGCGCGCCGCGGTGGTCGGCTCGACGCTCATCGGCCAGACGTTCACCCATCCCGGCTATCTGCACGGACGACCATCGGCCGCGGGCGCCGGCTACGACGCGACCGCGTCGGGCGGCTCGAACCTGGGGCCGACGTCGCAGGCGCTGCGCGAGCGGGTCGCCGAGACCGCCGCGCAGCTCGTCGCCGCGAATCCCGACGCGCCAGGTCCGGTGCCCGCCGAGCTGGTGCTCGCGTCGGCGAGCGGTCTCGATCCCCACCTCTCGCCCGACGCCGCGCTGTGGCAGGCACCGAGGATCGCCACAGCGCGCGGGATCGACGTCGCACGCGTGCGCGCGATCGTCGAGGCCGGCATCGAGGGCCGCGTGCTCGGTGTGCTCGGTGAGCCGAGGGTCAACGTGCTGTCGATCAACCTCGCGCTCGATCGCCAGTTCGGCGCCCCCGCTCGTCCCAGTCGCCTTGCCCCCAGTCGCCCCGCCGCGGAACCACGGTGA
- a CDS encoding universal stress protein, which produces MAVDRKRPEDFLELVERAKRGRLKLYLGFAAGVGKTYRMLEEAHTLAARGVDVVLGYIETHGRAETAALAQGLEAVPRRRVEYRGVAIEEMDLDAVVARRPHVAVVDEVAHSNVPGSRHRKRYQDVLELCDAGINVICAFNVQHLESLKDMVERTTGVIIRETVPDTFVREADQVVTLDLAVEDLLERLSLGKIYGPDRVEWARQHFFREENLTTLRELVLREVAESVERTAAPGQRTGVGATRPSAGKVMVCMSSYSRAAPALLRRGSRMAGRLSSDWYVVYVETPDEAPARIDATRQRHLHQNIELARELGAEVVRLKGRDPVTSLLDFARSHGVGHLVVGRSRQSPWRRWLGLDTAHRLIEATVDIDLHLVPLQERETR; this is translated from the coding sequence ATGGCCGTCGATCGCAAGCGCCCCGAGGATTTCCTCGAGCTGGTCGAGCGAGCCAAGCGCGGGCGACTCAAGCTCTACCTGGGCTTCGCGGCGGGCGTGGGCAAGACCTACCGCATGCTCGAGGAGGCCCACACCCTCGCGGCACGCGGGGTGGACGTCGTGCTCGGCTACATCGAGACCCACGGTCGCGCCGAGACGGCGGCGCTGGCCCAGGGGCTCGAGGCGGTGCCGCGGCGGCGGGTCGAGTACCGCGGTGTCGCGATCGAAGAGATGGACCTCGACGCAGTCGTGGCCCGACGCCCGCACGTGGCCGTCGTCGACGAGGTCGCGCACAGCAACGTGCCCGGCAGTCGCCACCGCAAGCGTTATCAGGACGTGCTCGAGCTGTGCGACGCCGGGATCAACGTCATCTGTGCGTTCAACGTCCAGCACCTCGAGTCGCTCAAGGACATGGTCGAACGCACGACCGGCGTGATCATCCGCGAGACCGTGCCCGACACGTTCGTGCGTGAGGCCGACCAGGTGGTGACGCTCGATCTGGCGGTCGAGGACCTGCTCGAGCGGCTGAGCCTGGGCAAGATCTACGGCCCCGACCGCGTCGAGTGGGCGCGGCAGCACTTCTTCCGCGAGGAGAACCTGACGACGCTGCGCGAGCTGGTGCTGCGCGAGGTCGCCGAGAGCGTCGAGCGCACCGCGGCGCCCGGGCAGCGCACCGGCGTCGGTGCAACCCGGCCGAGCGCCGGCAAGGTCATGGTCTGCATGTCGTCCTACTCGCGCGCCGCCCCGGCGCTGCTGCGCCGCGGCTCGCGGATGGCGGGTCGACTGTCGAGCGACTGGTACGTCGTCTACGTCGAGACCCCGGACGAGGCCCCCGCGCGGATCGACGCCACACGCCAGCGTCATCTACACCAGAACATCGAGCTCGCGCGCGAGCTCGGGGCCGAGGTCGTACGCCTCAAGGGCCGCGATCCCGTGACCAGCCTCCTCGACTTCGCGCGATCGCACGGGGTCGGCCACCTCGTCGTCGGTCGATCGCGACAGTCGCCGTGGCGACGCTGGCTCGGCCTCGACACCGCCCATCGCTTGATCGAGGCCACCGTCGACATCGATCTGCACCTGGTTCCCCTGCAGGAGCGCGAGACCCGATGA